GAAGCCCGCGGCGGTCCAGTGCAATGGGTACTCCGGCGGGTTGACCGGCTCCGTCAGGAAGGGCGTCCGGGGTTCCTCTCCGGGTGCGGGCGGGAGGGCGAGGCGGTAGCGATTCCAGGTGCTGCCATTCATCGGGCCGAGGACGCGTGTGACGCCGCTCTCCGCGAGCAGCTCCCGCGCGCGGACGAGCAGCGCCGCACCCGCTCCGCCGTCCACCGTCTCGTACCACCCGACGAGCCCGGACGGCCCCGGCGCGCCCTGGAGCTCCGGGGCGACCCGAAGTGCCAGGCGCGCGACCGGACGGTTGGCGTCGTAGCCGACCAGGCACACCGCGCCCTCGGGCACCTCGTCGTCCGGCGTCGGGTAGCCGACCGCGCTGCGTACCGCGGCGAAGTCTTCCATCCGCCCCTCCCCCGCGGGGAACCGCTCGATCCGCATCGTCATCCCGTTCATCCTCCGTCGCGCGGCTCGTCTCCCCGCCGCTCCTCGTAGACCTCGAACACCGGCAGCTTCCAGCCCCGCAGGATGGACGCGAAGCGCAGCCCGACGATGGCGACCATTCCGGCCAGCGAGGGAACGGGATAGGCGAGCCCCGCCGCCTCCAGGAGCAGGAAGAGCGTGGCTCCCGCGATCGCGGTCGAGGCGTACAGGTGTCCCTTACGGAAGATGAGCGGGATCTCCGCCGAGAGCACGTCCCGGATCACCCCGCCGGCCGCCCCGGTGATCGTCCCCATCAGCACCGCGACGACCCCGCCCACCCCCGCCTGCAGCGCGATCTGCACCCCGCCGATGGTGAAGAAGCCGAGGCCGAGCGCGTCCGCGATCGCCAGCGAGTGCACGGGCGGCCGGCGCGTCCGTGCGAAGAGCAGCGTGGCGACCGCGCCCGCGATGCTGACCACCACGAACGCCGGATTCGCGATCCAGAAGACGGGATGCCGGTCGAGGAGCACGTCGCGGATGGTTCCCCCGCCGAGGGCGGTCACGATGGCGATGACCAGCACTCCCATCAGGTCCATCCGCTTGCGCCCGGCCGAGAGCGCACCGCTGGCCGCGAACACCGCCACGCCCAGGAGCTGCAGCGCGTAGATCATCGGCGCCTCATGGGCCGAGGAGCACCCGGAGGTGCACCGGGAGCACCACCCCCAGCGCGGCGAGCGAGGAGATCATCTGCAGCCGGAGCTCCCAGGTGGCGCCCCGCGGCACCCGGGGCGACCATCGCAGCCCGGCGTACAGCGCGAGGGCGAGGGCGGCGACCGCGGCTCCCGCCACGGCCGACTCCGCGCGCGGCCCGCGCGACCAGGCGGCGATCCCCGCCGGGACCACGCAGAGCACGCCCAGCGCGAAGGCGCGCACCCCGTGGGTCCAGCGGGCCGCCTCCGGGGCCGACTCGCGCCAGGTGAGCGCCAGCATCGCCAGGTGTCCCGCGAGCACGCCCACGTACGGGCCGTAGAGCGCATCCGTCTCCCGCAGCACCGGGGCGGCACGCGGGATCAGCGTCTCCATCGCGTTGTTGAGGATCACCAGTGCGGCAGCGAGGATGGTGCTGTAGAACACGGCCGAGACCTGGTAGTCGCCCCGCGGTGGATGGCCCGCGCGGATGTAGTGGCGGAAGACCCACACAAGACCCGCCAGCGCGACCGCCGGCGCCACCACCCACTCGGGCCCGCCGAGGGAGTACGCGCCGTAGAAGAAGAGCGTCGCGCCGATGGCCCCGCTCACCGTCAGCACGCGCCAGCGAAGCGCCACCCACGACACCAGCGCGATCAGCAGGAGCTGTGCGACGAGCTGCTCGCCGATCCACTCCGCCGTGCGCGGCGTCATCTTCACCAGCAGGAAGTACGTCGCCAGCGGGACGACCAGGTTGTCGCTCCCGAACAGGCACACCGCTTCGAAGAAGGTGACGATCAGCGCCACCTGCAGGGCGATCAGCACGCTCGCCGCCCGCCCCGTGTCGGTCAGCAGGAGGAGAGGAAGGTGCACCCCCAGGAAGGTCGCCAGGAAGAACACGGCCGACCCCTCCAGGCTGCGGCGGTCCGCCGCCTCCACGCTGAAGGTGATGCGCCCGTAGTGCGTCCCCACCAGCGCCGCCACCGTGTCCGAGACCACCAGCGCCAGGATCGCGATGAGGTAGAAGGCGGGCGTGCCGGCGGCGATCAGGAAGAGGAGGTAGATGGCGAGCGGGTAGTACAGCCCCCCCTCGGACCTCCGCTCCACCCCGTGCACGCTCTGCAGCAGGCCGAACCTCCGGGTCCCCCAGAGGATGGCGCCGAACGCCGCCCCCAGCGCGAGCACCGTCCAGTGCGAGGCGAAGATCCACGGGAACCCCGCCGCGATCACCCCGCCGCCCGTGTGCACCGCCTTCCGGGTCCACTCGGTCGGCGGGCGCGCTACCCTCCGCCAAGCTTCCGCCGCGCCGAAGAGCAGCAGGAAGAGCGGGGCGACGAGCGCGGCGCGCGCCGCCTCGCCCGGGAGGGTGCCCGCGGGCGGGAGGGCGGAAACCAGGTCGGTCACGCGGGCTCCCACCCGGCGGGCCCCCTCCCGGCTCGCTTTAGGCTCGCCACCCTCCCCCGCATGCGAGGGAGGGGCATGTCCACGCTAGCGGTCGCCTCAACGTGATCCTGCTCCCCCTTTCTCCCGCTTGCGGGGGAGAGGGGGCCGGGGGGTGAGGGGGCCTCCCTCACGCCACCTCGTCCAGGTGGAACGCGGAGTAGAACCAGGCGTTGTCGCGCGCGTGCAGCTCCCTCGCCTCGGCCTCCAGGCGCCGGACGCGACCGGCCTCCGCCTCGGGCCGTGCCCGGCGCGCCATCATGTTCCAGTAGGCCAGGCGCGCGCCGGGGTTGGCGCGGTCCACCAGCGCGCCGTAGACGCGCGCGTGCTCGGCCGGACCCATGTACTCGAACACGTCCGACAGGTTGAAGCCGTCGAAGGGGCCGTCCACGCTCTCGACCCCGCCGTGGACCAGCCGGACGCGGTCCAGGCGCGCCCGGATGGCTTCGAAGTGCTCGGGGCGCAGGTAGCGCGGCAGGGCCTCGGGTGGGTAGGTGCCCGTCATGATGTAGGCGCAGTACGGATTCGGGCGCACCGGCAGCTCCGTGAGGGCGTAGCGGGTGCGCGCCAGGATCCGGTCGCCCGTGGAGACGCCGCCCACGTGGTCGAAGAGGGCGGGATCGCGCCCCAGCCGCCCCATGACCGCGCGGCTGAAGAAGAGGCGGAACATCGCGCGCCAGCGCCAGGTGTCCCACTCTCGCGCGTAGAACTCCCGCTGCTCCGCCACTGAACGGGGCTCGCGCAGCGCCTCGATGGTGCGGCCGGAGTGGACCAGCGGGAGGACGAAGCGGCGGAAGGTGCGCAGGTAGCGCTCGAACTTGCCGGCGTGGACGATGCCGCCCGCGACGGTGTCCGGGTGTGCGTCCCAGAACCCGCGGGCGCCCGGGGTGAGCTCGTCGCGGAGCCGGCGGTAGGTGTCGAGTCTCCGGGGCGCCTCCGCGACGCCCAGGAAGCCCAGGAGGTCGGGGTGGTACAGGTGGCGAAAAGCGGCGATCCGCAGCTCGGCCGCGGCGAGCTGCGCGGGGTTGAGGTCCACCGCCACGACCTCGGCGGGGTCCATTGTCAGGAGCGCGAGCGCGTTGTCCCCGGCGGAGGCGACGGAAAGGAGGCGCCCGCCCGCCGCGGTGGGGGCGAGCGCCGCGCACAGGAGGTCCGCGTCCTCCCAGACGCTGGCGTAGCGGATGAAGTCCCAGGCGGCGCGGTCGCGCCCGGAGCGCTCAGCCGCCACGGTCCTCCCCCGCCTGCTCCAGCCGCAGCACCACCCCCGTCGTGCCGTCCATCTCCACGATCTCGCCGTCGCGGAGCGTCTGCATCAGCCCCGGGATGCCGACGATGCAGGGGAGCCCCATCTCCCGCGCGACGATCGCCGAGTGGCTGAGGAGGCTCCCCCGCTGCACGAGGAGCCCGGCGGCCGGGGGGAAGAGGAGCGTCCACCCCGGGTCGGTGCGCTCCGCGACGAGGACGTGCCCGTCGAGCACGCCGGCCTCCCGCGGATCCGTGACCACGCGCACCCGCGCGCGCACGACCCCCGGGCAGCAGCCGGTTCCCTTCAGCGTGGGCGCGTCCACGTCGGTGGAGGGGGCGTCGGGAGCGAGGGCGGCGAAGGAGAGCGCGGGCGGGCCGAAGGTCTCGAAGCGCTCCGGCGGCGAGGGCTCGCGCTCGTACGCGGCGAACTCCGCCTTCCGTTGCTCGACGACGGCGCGGAGGTCGCCCACCGTCGCGGTGCCGTCCAGGGTCCCGAACACCTCCTCCGTCCGCAGCCAGAACACGTCGCGCGCCTCCCGGAGGAGACCGGCGTCGGCCATGCGCGTGCCGATGCCGACGAAGATCCGCCGGACGACGCCGAAGACGCGGGTCCGCTCGAAGCGGAGGTTCTCGCGGTCGCGCACCCGCTCGCGCGTGCGCCGCAGCACGCCGAAGAAGACGCTCCGGCGCGGCCCGCGAAGAGACGCGCGGACCCGGGCCTCCGCGGCGCGCCGGATCTCCTGCTCGCGCTCGCGCGTGGCGTCCGGGTCCGTCATCCCCGAGCGGACGTAGGTGCGGACCATCTGCACCAGGAACTCCGGGTTCTCGCCGAGGGTGACGGTCTCCAGCTTCAGCTCGTTGGTGCAGCGGTCGCCGAATTTCTCCAGGTAGGCGGCCATCGCGTCCCGGAGCGGCCGCAGCTCGTCGGCGGTGGCGATCTCCCGCCAGAGCGCCCCGTCGTCCGGGACGCGGTCGAAGGCGGCCCGGAGCGCCGGCTCGGCGGACACGTCGCGAGCGAGAGCCATGACGCGCCGGGCGGGCTCGACCGAGATGATGCCGCCCTCCCCCGCCAGGAGGTCGTTCACGAGCGTCGGCGGCGCGTCCGGGAGCCACTTCTCCACGAGCCGGCCGAGCACGCCGAACCAGATCATCGCGAAGAAGTCGTTCACCAGCGGCGTCTGCCAGTGGCGGAGGAGGTCCTCCTCCAGGCGACGGTAGAGCGCCAGGAGCTCGTCCGCGTCCCACGTGGACAGGTCCGCCCGCGCGAGCGGCGCCAGCGCGGCGTCCACGCGCGCGTGGAACGCGGGCACCTCCCGGGTGAGCCCGCGGTTGGCCGCCGTGAGCTTCCGCAGCATCCGCGCGACCCGGAGCGCATCGCGCCCGCGCGAGGCCGCGCGGGGGGCTTCCGGCGGACTCTCCAGCTTCTCGCGCACCCCCATCATCCGCTCCATGAAGGCGCGGTTGAGGGAGAAGCCCGGCAGCAGCGCGAGGACGCGGTACCAGTTCAGGAGGTTGTAGTAGACGCGCCCACGCACCAGCCCGAGCATGTTCGCGAAGACGTGCCGGTTCCGCTCCACCAGCGCGTTCTCCACACCCACGACCGCGCAGAACTGCCGGTACACGTCTTCGTAGACGCTACGCGCGAACGAGAAGGTCAGCGGGGTGGTGACTCCCGCGTAGCTCTCGACGATGTTGCTGTTGTCCCAGATGCGGCGCTCGCCCGTCCGGGGCGCCTCGGCCGGAGCTGCCGGCCGCGAGGGAGACGGCGAGCCGAGCGTGGTGATCGGCCGCGCCTGGAGGACGAACAGCTCGCGAGGGCGCCCCTCCGCCGGGGCGAGCGCCCACTCCACGTCCTGCGGCGCCCCCAGGGCCCGCTCCAGCTCCCGGAGCGTCGCGCTGATCCGGCGCACCTCGCCGTCCGACAGCGTCCGCGCGTCCCGCAGCTCCGGCTCGACCGGCACGATCTCCGTCCCCGCCGCCGAGGGACGCACCGCCCGGTCCTTGTGGGCGAGCACGGCACGGACATCGTCCTCCCCGCCCTCGCGTGCGGCCGAGTGGAAGGTGTCCGCGTCCAACTCACCGCTCACCAGCCCCTCGCCCAGCCCGTAGACGGCGCTCACCACAACGGTGTCGCGGCTCCCCGTTACCGGGTCCGCCGAGAAGCCGACCCCGGACACGTCGGGCTCCACCAGCTCCTGCAGGACGACCGCCATCCGCACCCCGCCCCCGCCGTACGCGAGGGCGTGGGCGTTGAAGGCGGACGCCCACACGGCACGGATCGCGTCGGCAACCGCCCGCCTGTCGCCCGCGGGCACGCCGAGCACCGTGTCGAACTGCCCGGCGAACGAGGCTCCGGCGCCGTCCTCGGAGGCGGCGGAGGAGCGGACGGCGAGCGGGACGCCCGTGATTCCGGCGTCCCGGAGGGCGCGGACCACCTCGTCCACGAAGTCGGCGGGGAGCGTCGTCGCCGCCACGGCGGATCGGACCGCCTCCGCGTCGTCGGGCAACCGCGGGGAGTCCCGCCCGGCGAGCGCGACGGCTTCGAACGCGTCCACCGGGACCACGATCCACCGCGGCACCCGCACTCCCGTCGCGCCCAGGCGGGCGAGGTTGTACGCCTTCCCGCCCACGGCCTCGGGTCCGGCGGCGAGCGCCGCGTCCGGGGCGAGCACCCGGCGGGTGCCGAGGACGCTATCCGCCAAGCGGCCCCCCGATCCAGCGGGCGACGAACGGCCCCGCGCCCAGCAGCAGGTACATGGCGATCGTCCACGCGCCCGAGGCGGTCTCGATCCGCTTGGCGGACGCCGGGTCCGGCGCGCGGAGGAAGCGGAGGGCGGGGACCGCGGTCGCGAGCGCCGCGAGCGCGAGGACGACGGCCGCCACCTCGCCGATGCCGACGTGGCGCGCGGCCAGCCAGGCGGTGAGCGCCGTCGCTGCCAGCGTGGCGAGCCAGACCAGGGGCGCGTTCCGGACGCCCCAGGCGGAGGTGTAGGTGTCCACCCCTTCGCGCTCGCCGCCGGGAGCGCGGATCTTCCGGCCCACTTCGATCACGACGCCGTTGAGGAAGGTGACCAGGAGGAAGAGCCAGAGCCCGGCCGGCGGCTCCACCCTCTCGGCGAGCCAGTCCAGCCCCGTGGTGTACCCGTCGATCATGGGCATGATCGCCATGTGCGTCGCCAGGTACGCAGCGGGGTGGGCGCGGAGCCAGCGCGGGACGAAGAACTCCTTCGTCATCAGCGCCGCCCAGGCGGCCACGGCCAGGCAGGCCCACAGGAGGACGGGGGCGGCCAGCAGGTTGAGGGCGACGACCAGCGCGAGCGCGCCGCCGGCCACCGCCCGCAGCTCCCGGAGCGAGACCAGCCCGCGCGGCACCGGCAGTTCCGGGCGGTAGCGGCGGTCCACCTCCGCGTCCTTGTGCTCGTCCAGCACGCGGAGGAGGAAGAAGAAGACGAGCGCGGTGAAGACACCGACGAGGAAGCGGTCCAGCGGGACGAAGCCCGGCGCGCCGCGCGCCAGGCGCGAGTACGCCGCGGCCGAGAAGGTGAAGACGGCGATCAGCGGGACGTACCCGGCGAGCGGGAAGCGCTCCCGCTGGTAGATGCCGAAGCGGCGCGGGAACGGCAGCGCGCGCTCGGCGGCCCGTTCCGGCGCGGCCGGGGGCGACGCCACGCCCGTGCTCATCCCGTCCCCTTCATCCGCCCCAGGCGCGCGTGCGCGGAGGCGAAGTCGCCCGCGCAGAGCGCCCCCACGATGGAGATCTCCCCGCCCAGCGCGGTCGCCGCGCAGATCTCGGCCAGCTTCGAGGCGCGATCGTCGCCCAGGCAGTCCATCATCCGCAGGCACTCGCGCGCGGTCGGCAGGCGCGTCCCGCCGCCCACGGTGCCGACGATCAGGTTGGGGAGCGTCACCGCGCAGTACAGGTCGCCCTCCTCCGTCAGCTCCATCCGCGTGACCCCTACGCTCGCCTCGCTGACGCACGCCACGTCCTGCCCGCAGGCCAGGAAGAGCGCCGCGATCCCGTTCGCCACGTGTCCGCTGACGCCGATGGAGCCCGTCTGCACCCCGCCCACGAAGCTGAGGCGCCAGTACTCCGTCATGCGCTCCGGTGTGGTGCGCAGCCCCCGCTCCACCAGGACCCGCGGGAGCACCACCTCGGCCATGGCGTTGCGCCCCCGCGTCTGCATGAAGCTGAGCGCGTTGGCCTTCTTGTCCCCGGACATGTTGGACTCCAGGAACCACGAGCGGGGCTTCACCGGCGCGTCCGCCAGGATCGCCTCGCAGATGGCCGCCGTGCAGAAGGTCACCATGTTCTGCCCGGCCGCGTCACCCGTGTGGAAGGCGAAGATCAGGTGGACGTGGTTCGCCTCCACGTGCGTCATCATGTCCAGCAGCCGCCCGTGCCCGGTGCGTCCGGCGGCGATCTCCCGGAATCGCTCCACCTCTCCCACCGCCCAGGCCGCGAAGAGCGCCGCCTCGCCCATGGTCCCGAAGATGAAGGCCGGAGCGCGCTGCACCTGCTCGGTGGTGACCAGCGCCGCCGCGCCCCCCGCCATGCTGATGAGGCGCGCGCCGCGGCCGTAGCTCGCCACCAGCGCGCCCTCCGAGGTGGCGAGGGGAACGTAGAAGTCGCCGTGCGCGTGGAGCCCGTTCACGCGCAGCGGACCGATGACGCCCGTCGGGATCTGGGTCATCCCCACGTAGCCTTCGATGCTGCCCTGGAGCGTGGACGGGTCCGGCGGGGGCTCGCGGCCGGCGAGCGCGTCCACGGAGATCCCGCGCGATTCCAGGAAGGCGACTCGCGCCTCCCGGGCCTCGGCCGTCCAGGAGAACGGGTGCGGCGGACCGGGCGGGACGGGGCGTTCGGACGAAGGGGTGGACGCGAGGCGTCCCTGGAGTGCCTCGGGGGCGGCGCCGCGGCTGAGGCGCTCCGCGATCTCCCGGGCACGATCGGCGGGGATCGGCATCGTTCCGAATCTATCCGGTGGGTGGGTCCGTCGCCAAGCCCCTCGGTGATCCGCGGGCCCGGGAAAAGCGAAGCGGGCCGGGGGATCTCTCCCTTCGGCCCGCTCCCGTCCACGCGCGGCGGAAGGTCAGTCCTGCAGCCTGCGCTCCACCGTCTCGATCCCGGCGGGGGTGATGCGGTACTGCTTCCGGGCCTGCTTGGTGCTCCCCATCTTCTTCTCCTGCACCATCAGCGGCCGGTCGGGCCGCATGTTCGCCTCGATGGCGCGGGTGATGTTGCTGATGGCGAGGCCGTTGCGCTTCAGCTCGGTGTTGATGGCCTGGCTGGTGACCGTTTCCTCGCCGCGGACGCGGGTGAGGTAGTACGCCCCCAGGAGCGCCTTGTCGGACATGGTGGCCGGGGTCCAGCGCTCGAGGAGCGAGGCGAGGTCCACGCCGGCCTGCTCGCCGCCGCGCCCCGAGTCGGCGCGGGGCCGGCCGCGTCCGCGCGCCGTAGCCGCGGGAGCCGAGTTGGACGATCCGAAGGCCCGCTCCAGCAGGATGTCGCGGGCCTTCTCCTTCAGGACCGGGTCATAGCTCGAGATGGCCCGGTTGACCTCGTCGAGCAGTTCCTTCGTCTCCTTCAGGTCGCTCATTGCGCTCTCCTCGTCGGCGCCCGCCACGGGTGCACCGGGAGCATGCACCGGTGCGGGCACCCGCCGGAATGGGGGTAGAAAGCGAACCGCAGTGTTGTTGAGTGCTGTTCATATACACTTCGCGCGGAGCGCCGTCAAGAGTGAACGCCGGGATTCCGCTCCGAAGGCGACCAGGAGGACGCTTTTCACAGTGCTGTCGCGGTCCAGGAAGGCCAGAACCTCTCCCACGGCGATCTCCGCCGCGCGCTCCACCGGGAAGCGGTACACGCCCGTGCTGATGGCCGGGAACGCCACCGTCCGGAGGCCGTGATCGACCGCGAGCTGAAGCGAGCTGCGATAGCAGCGCGCGAGCAGCTCGTCCTCCCCCGCCCCGCCGCCCTGCCAGACCGGACCCACCGTGTGGATCACGTGCCGCGCGGGGAGACCGTGCCCGCCGGTGATCTTCGCCTCGCCGGTGCGGCACCCTCCGAGCCGCCGGCACTCCTCCAGCAGCCCCGGGCCGGCGGCGCGGTGGATCGCGCCGTCCACGCCACCGCCACCCAGCAGCGACGAGTTCGCGGCGTTCACGACGGCGTCCACCGCGAGCTTCGTGATGTCTCCTTCCACGACTTCCACGCGCTCGCAGGGCGAGGGGGATGCGCTGCTGTTCATCGGGCACGATCGGGCTGGAGGACGGGAGAAAGGGCGGATCGGCACAAGTTCGCCGGTCGGGCACGCGGCGTCCAGCCCCGGGACAGAGCCTCCCGACTCGCGGTCGGCATCGCGGCAAGCCCAAGCGGGAGGGCAGCTTGGCCGCGCCGGAAAACACGAAGGGCCGGCCCGGCAACATGCCGGACCGGCCCTTCGCGGTCCTCAGGAGTGGAGATGAGGGGAGTCGAACCCCTGTCCGCCTACAGATCCCCCACAGCGTCTACGTGCGTATTCCACCGTTCTTTTCTCCTCGTCCGCTCATCGGCCGGTGGAAGGCCCATCGCGAACCAGTCGTGTAAGTCTCGTCTACCGTACCACGACGATCGGGTAGACCAGCCGGATTTTAGCGACGCCCGTCGACCCGCCTCAGGCAGGGCTGATCAACGAACGGGAGGTAAGGATTCCCCGAAGGGATTCTACTTACGCAGCCAGGGCGAAGTTATCGTTCGCGGTTACTAGTTTTCCAGAGGCTTAACGAGGTGTCTGGAACCTCGGCACGCAGCTACGGCTTCACCGTACACGTCGAAACCTGTCATCCCCATTGACCCGTGTTGTCAAACACGCAACTAATCTAGCGCTCCCCGCCCCGCAAGTCAACCCCCGGCGAAAGCCGGTAACTCATTGTGGCACAATGCTATGCAAGCGGTGCGCCAGCCGCGCTCCCGCCCTTCCCCAGCCCCACCGAGCCTCCGCCGGGGGGCGCGGCGGTGGTCCGGTTGCGCCCCGTGTCCTTGGAGCGGTACAGGGCGGCGTCCGCCGCCGCCAGGAGCTCGCCGGGCAGCCCGACCGATTCCGGGCAGGCCGCCACGCCGAGGGAGGCGGTCACCGGGAGCGGGCGGCCGTGCCAGACCACCGGGCGGCCGGCGATGGCCTTCCGCACCCGCTCCGCCACCTCCACCGCCGCCATGAGCGGCGTTTCCGGGAGCAGGACCACGAACTCCTCGCCGCCGAGGCGCGCCGGGTGGTCCACCTCGCGGACCGAGGCGCGGACCAGCTCGGCCACGTGCTGCAGCACCCGGTCCCCCGCCTCGTGACCCCAGGTGTCGTTGAACCGCTTGAAGTGGTCCACGTCCAGGATGAGGAGCGAGAACGGGCGCTCGTAGCGCTCGAAGTGGCTCGACGCGGCGGCCAGGCGCGCCTCGAAGCTGCGCCGGTTGGGGAGACCGGTCAGCGCGTCCTCGGAGGCGCGGCGGTCCAGCGCCTCGTACTGGCGGGCGCTCCGCAGCGGGAGCGGCGCCAGCGCGCCCAGGAGGCGGAGGAACTCCATCTCGGTCTCCCCGATGCGCTCCGGCCGCGGGTCCCACGCCGCCACCACCCCCACCACCCGCCCGTCCGCGGCCAGCGGCACCACCGCCGCGGAGCGCGGCGCCTCCGTCCACCGCTCCCCCGGCACGCAGAGCGGGAGCGCGTCGCGCTCCCGCCGGAGGTCCTCGTACGAGAGCGCGACGGCGTGCTTGGCCGCCAGCCCCAGGCGCGACTCCCCGTCCGCGAAGGCGTGCCCCGGCCCCACGCGCGCCGGGACGTCGCCCACCACGCGCAGGATCTCCCCGCGTCCCGCCTCGGCGTCCCACACGGCGACGGCGGCCCCGGCGGCGTCCACGCTCCGGCGCACGGCCTCCGCCAGCTCCTCGGCGAAGCGGTCCAGGTCCAGCTCGCCGGGGAGGTTGCGGACCGCGTCGAAGAGGGTGCGGACGCGCGCTTCCGTCCGCCCGGCCTCGTCCCGCGTCCGGATCAGCCCGGCGATGGCCCCGAGCTGGGTGCTCGCCAGGAGCGCGTTCGGCTCCGCCCCGGGGGGGACGGAGCCGGTGTAGGAGAGGGCCAGCAGCCCGGAGGGCGTGTCCACGGGCACCAGGAGCATCTCCGCCGCCCAGGGGGTCGGGAGCGGCTTCCTCCCGTGCTCCAGCCGGACGTGAACTCCTTCCAGGATCGCCCACCCGAACGGGTGCCCCAGGAGCGACACCTCCTCCGCCTGGGGAGCGTAGCCCGGGAGCGCCGACCACCCCAGGAGCGAGGCGCGGGTCCCGTCCGGCCACATCCGCCAGAGCGCCGCCTCGTGCGCGTCCGTCGCCAGGCGCACCAGCTCCAGCTCGCGCGAAAGGACGTCCGGGTCGTGGTCCTCGGCCGCGGCGGGCTCGTCGTCCCCGGTGTGGGGCGCCGCCGCGGGCTCCGCGGCGCGGCCGGCGGAGCCGAGGAGCGGGACCACCGCCG
This genomic window from Longimicrobiaceae bacterium contains:
- a CDS encoding sensor domain-containing diguanylate cyclase, with the protein product VHLALLASGGAASPLLPLAAAWIVYLGRTDRRAGPAGAAAAAVLVLLGTVLWGTLPGMADAVRVVLLFGLAAVVPLLGSAGRAAEPAAAPHTGDDEPAAAEDHDPDVLSRELELVRLATDAHEAALWRMWPDGTRASLLGWSALPGYAPQAEEVSLLGHPFGWAILEGVHVRLEHGRKPLPTPWAAEMLLVPVDTPSGLLALSYTGSVPPGAEPNALLASTQLGAIAGLIRTRDEAGRTEARVRTLFDAVRNLPGELDLDRFAEELAEAVRRSVDAAGAAVAVWDAEAGRGEILRVVGDVPARVGPGHAFADGESRLGLAAKHAVALSYEDLRRERDALPLCVPGERWTEAPRSAAVVPLAADGRVVGVVAAWDPRPERIGETEMEFLRLLGALAPLPLRSARQYEALDRRASEDALTGLPNRRSFEARLAAASSHFERYERPFSLLILDVDHFKRFNDTWGHEAGDRVLQHVAELVRASVREVDHPARLGGEEFVVLLPETPLMAAVEVAERVRKAIAGRPVVWHGRPLPVTASLGVAACPESVGLPGELLAAADAALYRSKDTGRNRTTAAPPGGGSVGLGKGGSAAGAPLA
- a CDS encoding trimeric intracellular cation channel family protein, encoding MIYALQLLGVAVFAASGALSAGRKRMDLMGVLVIAIVTALGGGTIRDVLLDRHPVFWIANPAFVVVSIAGAVATLLFARTRRPPVHSLAIADALGLGFFTIGGVQIALQAGVGGVVAVLMGTITGAAGGVIRDVLSAEIPLIFRKGHLYASTAIAGATLFLLLEAAGLAYPVPSLAGMVAIVGLRFASILRGWKLPVFEVYEERRGDEPRDGG
- a CDS encoding PEP/pyruvate-binding domain-containing protein: MADSVLGTRRVLAPDAALAAGPEAVGGKAYNLARLGATGVRVPRWIVVPVDAFEAVALAGRDSPRLPDDAEAVRSAVAATTLPADFVDEVVRALRDAGITGVPLAVRSSAASEDGAGASFAGQFDTVLGVPAGDRRAVADAIRAVWASAFNAHALAYGGGGVRMAVVLQELVEPDVSGVGFSADPVTGSRDTVVVSAVYGLGEGLVSGELDADTFHSAAREGGEDDVRAVLAHKDRAVRPSAAGTEIVPVEPELRDARTLSDGEVRRISATLRELERALGAPQDVEWALAPAEGRPRELFVLQARPITTLGSPSPSRPAAPAEAPRTGERRIWDNSNIVESYAGVTTPLTFSFARSVYEDVYRQFCAVVGVENALVERNRHVFANMLGLVRGRVYYNLLNWYRVLALLPGFSLNRAFMERMMGVREKLESPPEAPRAASRGRDALRVARMLRKLTAANRGLTREVPAFHARVDAALAPLARADLSTWDADELLALYRRLEEDLLRHWQTPLVNDFFAMIWFGVLGRLVEKWLPDAPPTLVNDLLAGEGGIISVEPARRVMALARDVSAEPALRAAFDRVPDDGALWREIATADELRPLRDAMAAYLEKFGDRCTNELKLETVTLGENPEFLVQMVRTYVRSGMTDPDATREREQEIRRAAEARVRASLRGPRRSVFFGVLRRTRERVRDRENLRFERTRVFGVVRRIFVGIGTRMADAGLLREARDVFWLRTEEVFGTLDGTATVGDLRAVVEQRKAEFAAYEREPSPPERFETFGPPALSFAALAPDAPSTDVDAPTLKGTGCCPGVVRARVRVVTDPREAGVLDGHVLVAERTDPGWTLLFPPAAGLLVQRGSLLSHSAIVAREMGLPCIVGIPGLMQTLRDGEIVEMDGTTGVVLRLEQAGEDRGG
- a CDS encoding O-acetyl-ADP-ribose deacetylase, which translates into the protein MNSSASPSPCERVEVVEGDITKLAVDAVVNAANSSLLGGGGVDGAIHRAAGPGLLEECRRLGGCRTGEAKITGGHGLPARHVIHTVGPVWQGGGAGEDELLARCYRSSLQLAVDHGLRTVAFPAISTGVYRFPVERAAEIAVGEVLAFLDRDSTVKSVLLVAFGAESRRSLLTALRAKCI
- a CDS encoding hydroxymethylglutaryl-CoA reductase — translated: MPIPADRAREIAERLSRGAAPEALQGRLASTPSSERPVPPGPPHPFSWTAEAREARVAFLESRGISVDALAGREPPPDPSTLQGSIEGYVGMTQIPTGVIGPLRVNGLHAHGDFYVPLATSEGALVASYGRGARLISMAGGAAALVTTEQVQRAPAFIFGTMGEAALFAAWAVGEVERFREIAAGRTGHGRLLDMMTHVEANHVHLIFAFHTGDAAGQNMVTFCTAAICEAILADAPVKPRSWFLESNMSGDKKANALSFMQTRGRNAMAEVVLPRVLVERGLRTTPERMTEYWRLSFVGGVQTGSIGVSGHVANGIAALFLACGQDVACVSEASVGVTRMELTEEGDLYCAVTLPNLIVGTVGGGTRLPTARECLRMMDCLGDDRASKLAEICAATALGGEISIVGALCAGDFASAHARLGRMKGTG
- a CDS encoding DUF3419 family protein, with the protein product MAAERSGRDRAAWDFIRYASVWEDADLLCAALAPTAAGGRLLSVASAGDNALALLTMDPAEVVAVDLNPAQLAAAELRIAAFRHLYHPDLLGFLGVAEAPRRLDTYRRLRDELTPGARGFWDAHPDTVAGGIVHAGKFERYLRTFRRFVLPLVHSGRTIEALREPRSVAEQREFYAREWDTWRWRAMFRLFFSRAVMGRLGRDPALFDHVGGVSTGDRILARTRYALTELPVRPNPYCAYIMTGTYPPEALPRYLRPEHFEAIRARLDRVRLVHGGVESVDGPFDGFNLSDVFEYMGPAEHARVYGALVDRANPGARLAYWNMMARRARPEAEAGRVRRLEAEARELHARDNAWFYSAFHLDEVA
- a CDS encoding UbiA family prenyltransferase encodes the protein MSTGVASPPAAPERAAERALPFPRRFGIYQRERFPLAGYVPLIAVFTFSAAAYSRLARGAPGFVPLDRFLVGVFTALVFFFLLRVLDEHKDAEVDRRYRPELPVPRGLVSLRELRAVAGGALALVVALNLLAAPVLLWACLAVAAWAALMTKEFFVPRWLRAHPAAYLATHMAIMPMIDGYTTGLDWLAERVEPPAGLWLFLLVTFLNGVVIEVGRKIRAPGGEREGVDTYTSAWGVRNAPLVWLATLAATALTAWLAARHVGIGEVAAVVLALAALATAVPALRFLRAPDPASAKRIETASGAWTIAMYLLLGAGPFVARWIGGPLGG